Proteins co-encoded in one Cupriavidus metallidurans CH34 genomic window:
- a CDS encoding URC4/urg3 family protein, whose translation MNEFPEGGRAGRDDGMGSGWHSPVPPDHPAAALLSAEAVRTRCAVVTDFVASGESELFTWHPDRVHAIADYVAATIRRRYPTLQVPYHSRWRHFESGGPGQATINRWQILCERAGMSGPEHREERARIGIDLVIPSVLLDAGAGPDWRYRDAASDMMLTRSEGLGVASFDLFARGGFSAGQGDPLRSDADRLCRIDASTIASAFQVAQHNPLVGLEGRAGLLRRLGEVMQDTPAVFGSPARLGNLYDYLASHAREGRIEASFVLRTLLVALGPVWPGRLQIQGISLGDCWRHPAAPEGMVPFHKLTQWLTYSLLEPLEDAGLTVTGLDALTGLPEYRNGGLLYDFELMVPRDATFASRAHAVDEPEIVEWRALTVTGLDLIADGVRQALGLSEADFPLARVLEGGTWAAGRRVAAQRRPPGGPPPFAIQSDGTVF comes from the coding sequence ATGAATGAATTTCCGGAAGGAGGCAGAGCAGGACGCGACGATGGCATGGGCAGCGGCTGGCATAGCCCCGTTCCACCCGATCATCCCGCGGCTGCGCTGCTCAGTGCGGAAGCCGTGCGAACGCGTTGCGCGGTGGTGACGGACTTCGTGGCCTCGGGGGAATCCGAGTTGTTCACGTGGCACCCGGACCGCGTTCACGCGATCGCCGACTATGTGGCCGCGACGATTCGCCGCCGCTATCCGACGTTGCAGGTGCCGTATCACAGCCGCTGGCGCCATTTTGAAAGTGGCGGGCCGGGGCAGGCCACGATCAACCGCTGGCAGATCCTGTGCGAGCGCGCGGGCATGTCGGGCCCCGAGCATCGCGAGGAGCGCGCGCGGATCGGCATAGATCTGGTGATCCCGAGCGTGCTGCTCGATGCGGGCGCTGGGCCCGACTGGCGCTACCGCGATGCGGCCAGCGACATGATGCTGACGCGCTCGGAGGGGCTCGGCGTGGCCAGCTTCGACCTGTTCGCGCGTGGCGGCTTCTCCGCCGGGCAAGGCGATCCGTTACGTTCCGACGCCGACCGCCTTTGCCGCATCGACGCCTCGACCATTGCCTCGGCGTTCCAGGTGGCGCAGCACAACCCGCTGGTCGGCCTGGAAGGCCGCGCGGGACTTCTGCGCCGGCTCGGGGAGGTGATGCAGGACACACCGGCGGTGTTTGGCAGCCCGGCACGGCTCGGCAACCTGTATGACTATCTGGCCTCGCATGCGCGCGAAGGCCGGATCGAAGCGAGCTTCGTGCTGCGCACGCTGCTGGTGGCGCTGGGCCCTGTGTGGCCAGGCCGGCTGCAGATCCAGGGGATCTCGCTCGGGGATTGCTGGCGGCATCCGGCGGCTCCCGAGGGTATGGTGCCGTTCCACAAACTCACGCAATGGCTGACCTATTCGTTGCTGGAGCCGCTGGAGGATGCGGGGCTGACCGTGACCGGGCTCGATGCGCTGACGGGTCTGCCCGAGTACCGCAACGGTGGCCTGCTGTACGACTTCGAACTGATGGTGCCACGCGATGCCACGTTCGCCAGCCGCGCGCACGCGGTGGATGAGCCGGAGATCGTCGAATGGCGAGCGCTGACCGTGACGGGGCTGGATCTGATCGCTGATGGCGTGCGGCAGGCGCTCGGTTTGAGCGAAGCGGACTTTCCGCTGGCGCGTGTGCTCGAGGGCGGCACGTGGGCGGCGGGGCGGCGTGTCGCGGCGCAGCGGCGTCCACCGGGCGGGCCGCCGCCGTTCGCAATACAGAGCGACGGCACTGTGTTCTAG
- a CDS encoding GTP cyclohydrolase II encodes MSDHIVLTSHTRRDKPAEPIHWGAPTAAERGPVIASLTDPAQRNVIGTHAGAYAIYRALAVAAGSLQRAHRPDLTDTSPAEAIGPHPQWGDPDRIVSLDPWGHLVSTVFADRIAAGVDIRPTIAITRAHINMPELMAAISAGRLKPDGDILEANGDVRVTKAAVDPVWYLPGIARRFNIKESVLRRSLFEQTGGMFPELVTRPDLKVFLPPIGGMTLYFFGDVTKLGQPDTRVACRVHDECNGSDVFGSDICTCRPYLAHGIEVCIEMAQQGGVGLVVYNRKEGRALGEVTKFLVYNARKRQVGGDRAETYFERTECVAGVQDMRFQELMPDVFHWLGIRRIDRWASMSNMKHGALTAQGIEVVEQVAIPESLIPADARVEIDAKVAAGYFSRYTPPDAKELAQAKGRGLKE; translated from the coding sequence ATGTCCGATCATATCGTTCTGACCTCGCACACACGCCGCGACAAGCCGGCCGAGCCGATTCACTGGGGCGCACCCACGGCGGCCGAGCGGGGGCCGGTCATTGCCAGCCTGACAGACCCCGCGCAGCGCAACGTTATTGGTACCCACGCTGGCGCCTATGCGATCTATCGCGCGCTGGCAGTGGCGGCGGGCAGCCTGCAGCGCGCGCATCGTCCCGACCTGACCGATACATCCCCGGCCGAAGCCATCGGCCCGCACCCGCAGTGGGGCGATCCGGACAGGATCGTGTCGCTGGATCCCTGGGGCCACCTGGTCTCCACCGTCTTCGCCGACCGCATCGCCGCCGGGGTGGACATCCGTCCGACCATCGCCATCACGCGTGCACATATCAACATGCCCGAACTCATGGCCGCGATCTCGGCCGGACGGCTCAAGCCCGACGGCGACATCCTCGAGGCCAATGGCGACGTGCGCGTGACCAAGGCGGCGGTGGACCCGGTCTGGTACCTGCCCGGCATCGCGCGCCGCTTCAATATCAAGGAGAGCGTGCTGCGCCGCAGCCTGTTCGAGCAGACCGGCGGCATGTTTCCCGAACTTGTGACGCGACCCGATCTGAAGGTGTTCCTGCCTCCGATCGGCGGCATGACGCTCTATTTTTTCGGCGATGTCACAAAGCTGGGCCAGCCCGATACCCGCGTCGCCTGCCGCGTGCATGACGAATGCAATGGCTCCGACGTGTTCGGGTCGGACATCTGCACATGCCGCCCGTATCTGGCGCACGGTATCGAGGTTTGTATCGAGATGGCGCAGCAGGGTGGCGTGGGCCTGGTGGTCTATAACCGGAAGGAAGGCCGCGCGCTTGGCGAGGTGACGAAGTTCCTGGTCTACAACGCGCGCAAGCGCCAGGTGGGCGGCGACCGCGCCGAAACCTACTTCGAACGTACCGAATGCGTGGCCGGCGTGCAGGACATGCGGTTCCAGGAATTGATGCCGGATGTATTTCACTGGCTCGGGATCAGGAGGATCGATCGCTGGGCCTCGATGAGCAACATGAAGCACGGCGCGCTGACGGCGCAGGGTATCGAGGTGGTGGAGCAGGTGGCGATTCCCGAGTCCCTGATCCCGGCCGATGCGCGCGTGGAAATCGATGCGAAGGTGGCGGCGGGTTATTTCTCCAGGTACACGCCGCCCGACGCCAAGGAACTCGCCCAGGCAAAGGGCAGGGGGTTGAAGGAATGA
- a CDS encoding acyltransferase family protein: MSPRPSRLACVDALKAVSSQLIVLHHLAFYGPMSDAAQSLAPGLIGWLSDYARIAVQVFLVISGFLAARSLAPAGRLTAQSPLSTVWRRYQKLVVPYTVAMLVAIIGAAIARTWMHHDSIPAAPHLTQVIAHILLLHNILDVDALSAGVWYIAIDLQLFALLVFALWLARAVSRDTLPLGVPTVAALAVASLFWFNRDATWDIWAIYFFGAYGMGTLAYWASNPDRSPVALIALGAVGVAALTMDFRLRIAVALVTALVLAISRRGGWLEHWPGGRVTAYFGKISYSVFLVHFPVCLVVNALVFHFAPGQPMLNALGMLLAWVASNVAGAVFHRYVEAASPLRSVIDFVKEGIHTRKWTRGEKPQA, encoded by the coding sequence ATGAGCCCCCGGCCTTCTCGTTTGGCGTGTGTAGACGCGCTGAAGGCGGTCAGCTCGCAGCTGATCGTGTTGCACCATCTGGCCTTCTATGGGCCGATGTCCGATGCCGCCCAATCTCTGGCCCCCGGCCTGATCGGCTGGCTGTCTGACTACGCGCGCATCGCGGTGCAGGTGTTCCTGGTCATCAGCGGATTCCTTGCCGCGCGCAGCCTGGCTCCCGCCGGACGCCTGACCGCCCAGAGCCCGCTTTCCACGGTATGGCGCCGCTATCAGAAACTGGTCGTGCCCTACACCGTGGCGATGCTCGTCGCGATCATCGGCGCCGCCATCGCGCGGACGTGGATGCATCACGACTCGATACCCGCCGCGCCGCACCTGACGCAGGTCATCGCGCACATCCTGCTGCTGCACAACATCCTCGATGTGGACGCGCTGTCCGCAGGCGTCTGGTATATCGCGATCGATCTGCAACTGTTCGCGCTGCTGGTATTCGCGCTCTGGCTGGCGCGCGCGGTGTCACGCGATACGTTGCCGCTGGGCGTGCCGACGGTGGCCGCGCTAGCGGTGGCCTCGCTGTTCTGGTTCAACCGTGATGCCACCTGGGATATCTGGGCGATCTACTTCTTTGGCGCCTACGGCATGGGCACGCTCGCGTACTGGGCGTCGAACCCCGATCGTTCTCCGGTGGCCCTGATCGCGCTTGGCGCGGTTGGCGTGGCGGCCCTGACGATGGACTTCCGCCTGCGTATCGCCGTCGCGCTGGTCACGGCGCTGGTGCTGGCCATCTCCCGCCGCGGGGGCTGGCTCGAGCATTGGCCGGGTGGCCGCGTCACCGCATACTTCGGCAAGATCTCGTACTCGGTCTTCCTCGTGCACTTTCCGGTCTGCCTGGTAGTGAACGCCTTGGTGTTCCATTTCGCTCCGGGCCAGCCGATGCTCAACGCTTTGGGGATGTTGCTGGCGTGGGTCGCCAGCAACGTAGCCGGCGCTGTATTCCATCGCTATGTGGAGGCTGCCAGCCCGCTGCGCTCGGTGATCGACTTCGTCAAGGAAGGGATTCACACCCGCAAGTGGACGCGGGGCGAAAAGCCCCAGGCCTGA
- a CDS encoding acyl-CoA dehydrogenase family protein, producing the protein MDGLETFRQEAHAWLEANCPAEMRQPVRNEDDICWGGRKFRYQSDAQRLWLQRMAEKGWTVPEWPTQYGGGGLSPAQARVLRAEMARLNCRTPLQSFGISMLGPALLKYGTEAQKQGHLPKIARGEIRWCQGYSEPNAGSDLAALQTRAEERDGHFIVNGQKIWTSYADKADWIFCLVRTDFQAQKHTGISFLLFDMETPGVSTRPIVLISGKSPFCETFFDDVKVPCHQLVGEPNRGWEIAKYLLTHEREMISAIGSRGFREPMGRHAAKVIGVDAQRRLDDPMLRAQIAQFEIDEAAFAAAGERARDLAKQGEGMAAFSSVLKYYGAELNKRRYELLMSVGGTDALEWEGERSQDGALARSWLRTKANSIEGGTSEVQLNIVAKRLLGLPGA; encoded by the coding sequence GTGGACGGACTGGAGACATTTCGGCAGGAGGCGCATGCCTGGCTGGAAGCGAACTGCCCGGCGGAGATGCGCCAACCGGTGCGCAACGAGGACGACATCTGCTGGGGCGGGCGCAAGTTCCGCTATCAGTCCGATGCGCAGCGCCTGTGGCTGCAACGCATGGCCGAAAAGGGCTGGACCGTTCCGGAGTGGCCAACCCAATATGGCGGCGGCGGGCTCAGTCCGGCGCAGGCCCGGGTGCTGCGCGCCGAAATGGCCCGATTGAACTGCCGGACGCCGCTGCAGAGCTTCGGCATCTCGATGCTGGGCCCGGCGCTGCTGAAGTACGGCACCGAGGCGCAAAAGCAGGGGCACCTGCCCAAGATCGCACGCGGAGAGATCCGCTGGTGCCAGGGCTACTCGGAGCCCAATGCCGGCTCCGACCTGGCGGCGCTGCAAACGCGCGCTGAAGAGCGTGACGGCCACTTTATCGTCAACGGCCAGAAGATCTGGACTTCGTACGCCGACAAGGCCGACTGGATCTTCTGCCTGGTGCGCACCGACTTCCAGGCGCAGAAGCACACGGGTATCAGTTTCCTGTTGTTCGACATGGAAACCCCCGGGGTCTCCACCCGGCCCATCGTGCTGATCTCAGGCAAATCTCCCTTCTGCGAGACCTTCTTCGACGATGTGAAGGTGCCGTGCCACCAGTTGGTCGGCGAGCCGAACCGTGGATGGGAAATCGCCAAGTATCTGCTGACGCACGAGCGCGAAATGATCAGCGCCATTGGCAGCCGTGGCTTCCGCGAGCCCATGGGTCGCCACGCGGCGAAAGTCATCGGCGTGGATGCGCAACGCCGCCTCGACGATCCGATGCTGCGTGCCCAGATTGCCCAGTTCGAGATTGACGAAGCCGCCTTTGCGGCCGCCGGCGAGCGGGCACGCGACCTGGCCAAGCAAGGCGAGGGAATGGCAGCGTTCTCTTCCGTGCTGAAGTACTACGGCGCAGAACTGAACAAGCGACGCTATGAACTGTTGATGTCCGTCGGCGGCACTGACGCCCTGGAGTGGGAAGGCGAACGCAGCCAGGACGGCGCCCTGGCGCGGAGCTGGCTGCGCACCAAGGCCAATTCGATCGAGGGCGGGACCAGCGAGGTGCAGCTCAACATCGTCGCCAAGCGCCTGCTCGGCCTCCCGGGCGCCTGA
- a CDS encoding acyl-CoA dehydrogenase family protein, translating to MPIVFDDTQEMLRDSALAFLKDNAPISALRTLRDTHDPVGFSRDLWRQAAELGFTGVLIDEAYGGSGLGVVEAGIIAEAIGATLAPLPFLSTSVLGASLLGLFGSDTQRSALLPEMASGRHLTALALDEGSKHRPERITLLARRHGDGYMLDGSKVFVVDGHVADTLIVAAKDAQAGPDGDISLFLVPRDNAGVRVERCVIADATNAARVTFEGVRVPAYALLGRAGNGAAMLDKVLDIARAVLSSELVGIADATFARTLAYLKERSQFGKQIGEFQALQHRAAHLFAEIELARAAVLQCQQRLDAGRSDGPEPLVCVAKAKAGTTATLAVQEGVQMHGGIGMTDELDIGFYMKRARTAQEWLGDANWQLNRWAGMRGY from the coding sequence ATGCCCATCGTATTCGACGACACGCAGGAAATGCTGCGCGACAGCGCCCTCGCCTTCCTGAAGGACAACGCCCCGATTTCCGCGCTGCGCACGCTGCGCGACACGCATGACCCCGTCGGATTCTCCCGGGATCTCTGGCGCCAGGCCGCCGAATTGGGATTCACCGGCGTGCTGATCGACGAAGCCTATGGCGGCAGTGGCCTCGGCGTGGTCGAGGCCGGCATCATCGCCGAAGCTATCGGGGCCACGCTTGCGCCGTTGCCGTTCCTTTCCACCTCGGTGCTTGGCGCCTCACTGCTGGGGCTGTTCGGCAGCGACACGCAGCGAAGCGCGCTGCTGCCGGAGATGGCATCGGGCCGCCACCTGACGGCGCTCGCGCTGGACGAGGGGAGCAAACACCGGCCAGAGCGCATCACCCTGCTGGCGCGACGCCATGGCGACGGGTACATGCTCGACGGCAGCAAGGTGTTCGTCGTCGACGGCCATGTGGCCGACACGTTGATCGTCGCAGCGAAAGACGCGCAGGCGGGGCCCGATGGCGACATCTCGCTGTTCCTCGTGCCGCGCGACAACGCCGGCGTCCGCGTCGAACGCTGCGTGATCGCCGATGCCACCAATGCGGCACGCGTCACCTTCGAGGGCGTCCGAGTTCCGGCCTATGCGCTGCTGGGCCGCGCCGGCAACGGCGCCGCGATGCTCGACAAGGTACTCGACATCGCCCGCGCGGTGCTGTCGTCCGAACTGGTCGGTATTGCAGATGCCACGTTCGCGCGCACGCTCGCCTACCTGAAGGAGCGCAGCCAGTTCGGCAAGCAGATCGGCGAGTTCCAGGCCCTGCAGCATCGTGCCGCACATCTGTTCGCGGAGATCGAACTCGCGCGTGCCGCGGTGCTGCAGTGCCAGCAGCGGCTGGACGCTGGCCGTTCGGATGGGCCGGAGCCGCTAGTTTGCGTCGCCAAGGCCAAGGCCGGCACCACCGCCACCCTGGCAGTGCAGGAGGGCGTGCAGATGCACGGCGGTATCGGCATGACCGACGAACTGGACATCGGGTTCTACATGAAGCGCGCACGCACAGCCCAGGAGTGGTTGGGCGACGCCAACTGGCAGCTCAACCGCTGGGCAGGAATGCGCGGCTACTGA
- a CDS encoding ABC transporter permease, with protein sequence MSAYFVRRLLALIPTLLFASIIVFTIVRLVPGDVVDLMLSQNDISADALTREQLVHALGLDRPIWDQYLRWVTNIVLHGDLGQSLWQSEPVLKMVMARIPATFSLGVLALFVALTVALPIGIVSATRQDSAVDYVARSFSILMLAVPSFWLGTMVIVFPSVWWGWSPDVRYIPFLEDPVQHVKQMLVPAIVLGMALSAITMRMTRTMMLEVLRQDYIRTAWAKGLNERQVIFRHALRNALIPVVTLIGLQAPLLIGGAVVIEQIFAVPGMGLLLLDAVHQRDYPVITGVFLVVGVAVMLINLLVDLSYGLFDPKVRHH encoded by the coding sequence ATGAGCGCCTACTTCGTGCGTCGCCTGCTGGCACTGATACCGACGCTGCTCTTCGCCAGCATCATCGTGTTCACCATCGTGCGCCTGGTGCCCGGCGACGTGGTCGATCTCATGCTGAGTCAGAACGACATCAGCGCCGATGCCCTCACCCGCGAGCAACTGGTCCACGCGCTAGGGCTCGACCGTCCTATCTGGGATCAATACCTGCGCTGGGTCACCAATATCGTGCTGCACGGTGATCTGGGGCAGTCCCTTTGGCAAAGCGAGCCGGTCCTGAAAATGGTGATGGCCCGAATCCCGGCCACCTTCTCGCTAGGTGTGCTGGCCCTGTTCGTGGCACTGACGGTGGCGCTGCCCATCGGGATCGTGTCGGCCACCCGCCAGGACAGCGCCGTCGACTACGTGGCGCGGTCGTTCTCCATCCTGATGCTGGCCGTCCCCAGCTTCTGGCTCGGCACGATGGTGATCGTGTTCCCGTCAGTGTGGTGGGGCTGGTCCCCCGACGTGCGCTACATCCCCTTTCTCGAAGACCCGGTGCAGCACGTGAAACAGATGCTGGTGCCAGCCATCGTGCTGGGCATGGCGCTGTCCGCCATCACGATGCGGATGACGCGCACCATGATGCTGGAGGTACTGCGGCAGGACTATATCCGCACAGCCTGGGCCAAGGGACTGAACGAACGACAGGTCATCTTCCGCCATGCGCTGCGCAATGCGTTGATTCCGGTGGTGACCCTCATCGGGCTGCAGGCACCGCTGCTGATCGGTGGCGCCGTCGTCATCGAACAGATCTTCGCGGTACCGGGCATGGGCCTGTTGCTGCTCGATGCCGTGCACCAGCGGGACTATCCGGTCATCACTGGTGTCTTTCTCGTGGTCGGCGTGGCGGTGATGCTGATCAATCTGCTAGTAGACCTGAGCTACGGCCTGTTCGACCCCAAAGTGAGGCACCACTGA
- a CDS encoding ABC transporter permease, with protein sequence MAHPSVDPRAVSPSLVTAQAPPASRRRSRFPMMRRLFRDKPLGAAGAVICAIFLFCGVFAGWLAPYGVNEINMMARLQPPSWAHLFGTDNLGRDIFSRCLYGAQLSVVIGLSAATLATLVSLVLGILCGYLGGKLDLVVQRMVDAWMSFPDLIILIVVVSVLGPGSWQIVCTLGLLLGIGGSRIVRGAVVSVRENMYVHAAQSIGASTSRILWRHILPNVLPPVIVLFTTRVGTAILAESGLSFLGLGVPPPAPTWGGMLSGDGRTFMFQGPWLALAPGICLTVVVYAINVYGDAMRDLLDPRLRGGR encoded by the coding sequence ATGGCACACCCCTCCGTCGATCCACGCGCCGTGTCCCCTTCGCTCGTGACGGCCCAGGCGCCTCCCGCCTCGCGCAGGCGCTCCCGGTTTCCCATGATGCGCCGACTGTTCCGCGACAAACCGCTCGGCGCGGCCGGCGCCGTGATCTGCGCGATCTTCTTGTTCTGCGGCGTCTTTGCCGGCTGGCTCGCGCCATACGGTGTCAACGAGATCAACATGATGGCGCGGCTGCAACCACCGTCATGGGCGCATCTCTTCGGCACCGACAATCTCGGCCGTGACATCTTCTCCCGCTGCCTGTATGGCGCGCAGCTGTCGGTGGTGATCGGCCTCTCGGCGGCCACGCTGGCCACGCTGGTTTCCCTCGTGCTTGGCATCCTGTGCGGCTATCTGGGCGGCAAGCTGGACCTGGTGGTGCAGCGAATGGTCGACGCCTGGATGAGTTTTCCGGACCTCATCATCCTGATCGTCGTGGTCTCGGTGCTGGGCCCGGGCAGTTGGCAAATCGTCTGCACGCTGGGTCTGCTGCTCGGTATCGGCGGCTCCAGAATCGTGCGCGGGGCCGTGGTATCGGTGCGCGAGAACATGTACGTGCACGCGGCGCAATCGATCGGCGCCTCCACCAGCCGCATCCTGTGGCGGCACATCCTGCCCAACGTGCTGCCGCCGGTGATCGTCCTGTTCACGACCCGCGTCGGCACCGCGATCCTGGCGGAATCGGGACTGTCATTCCTGGGCCTCGGCGTGCCGCCGCCCGCCCCGACCTGGGGCGGCATGCTGTCGGGCGACGGGCGCACCTTCATGTTCCAGGGGCCGTGGCTCGCGCTTGCGCCAGGCATCTGCCTGACGGTGGTGGTCTACGCCATCAACGTCTATGGCGATGCCATGCGCGACCTGCTCGACCCACGCCTACGCGGCGGCCGCTGA
- a CDS encoding ABC transporter substrate-binding protein, whose product MVPIIKANVGRTNWPLMAAKAVAAAAAALACGIAAAQADAPKYGGTLEVGSVYPTISALSWDLADWNWKQNYDTGQVYEQLFAADLSKSRRNGGKYAFQADAWLPPDAIRGELAESWKWIDPLTLEVKLRKNVRFPAKPGVMEERELTSEDVLFSYGRMNASAKKIPSYYDYLTKVEAPDKYTVIFRFKEFNAEWDYRFGWGYYSGIMPKEVATAGAANWKNVTGTGPFTLNQFTQGNSTTYVKNAQYWDTDKIGGKDYKLPFVDKMVLRTVKDEATRNTMLRTGKLDVLELVRWTAVDELKKSAPQLKWSKWLSYTGQYLALRVDTKPFNDIRVRRALNMAVNKQEIVKQYYGGNAELFAYPQHPDYGGYFEPLSTMPDSVKELFTYNPEKAKKLLAEAGYPKGFKFKVQVCACNQDHMEMLPLIGAYLEQVGVKIEIQPMEYGAYLSAMTTKTNAPGYMMANGHTNPTTTLRKSFVAGQVWNASQWNDPAFTARVDQAFQIRDEGKRQEAIRAMTRDIVAQAPYIWLPTPYVFTAWWPWVKNYDGELRAGAVRSGPIYARAWIDQEMKKKLGF is encoded by the coding sequence ATGGTGCCCATTATCAAGGCGAATGTCGGCAGGACGAACTGGCCACTGATGGCGGCGAAAGCCGTGGCGGCTGCAGCGGCGGCATTGGCCTGCGGCATCGCGGCCGCGCAGGCGGATGCGCCAAAGTACGGTGGCACGCTTGAGGTCGGATCGGTCTACCCCACCATCTCGGCGTTGTCCTGGGATCTGGCGGACTGGAACTGGAAGCAGAACTACGACACCGGTCAGGTCTATGAACAACTGTTTGCCGCGGATCTCTCAAAGTCGCGCCGCAACGGCGGAAAGTACGCCTTCCAGGCCGATGCCTGGCTGCCGCCGGACGCGATCCGGGGCGAGCTGGCCGAAAGCTGGAAGTGGATCGACCCGCTGACGCTCGAGGTCAAACTGCGCAAAAACGTCCGCTTCCCCGCGAAGCCGGGCGTAATGGAAGAACGGGAGCTGACGTCGGAAGATGTGCTGTTCAGCTACGGCCGCATGAACGCAAGCGCCAAGAAGATCCCCAGCTACTACGACTACCTGACCAAGGTCGAAGCACCGGACAAGTACACGGTCATCTTCCGCTTCAAGGAATTCAATGCCGAGTGGGACTATCGCTTCGGCTGGGGCTACTACTCCGGCATCATGCCCAAGGAGGTAGCCACCGCCGGGGCCGCGAACTGGAAGAACGTCACCGGCACCGGCCCGTTCACGCTGAACCAGTTCACGCAGGGCAACTCCACCACCTATGTAAAGAACGCGCAGTACTGGGACACGGACAAAATCGGCGGCAAGGACTACAAGTTGCCGTTCGTCGACAAGATGGTGCTGCGCACCGTCAAGGATGAGGCCACGCGCAACACCATGCTGCGCACCGGCAAGCTCGATGTGCTGGAACTGGTGCGCTGGACTGCCGTGGACGAGCTCAAGAAGAGCGCACCGCAACTCAAATGGTCGAAGTGGCTCTCGTACACCGGCCAGTACCTGGCGCTGCGCGTCGATACCAAGCCGTTCAACGACATCCGCGTGCGCCGCGCTCTCAATATGGCGGTCAACAAGCAGGAGATCGTCAAGCAGTACTACGGCGGCAACGCGGAGCTTTTCGCCTACCCGCAGCATCCCGACTACGGTGGCTACTTCGAGCCGCTGAGCACGATGCCGGATTCGGTGAAGGAGCTGTTCACCTACAACCCCGAGAAGGCGAAGAAGCTGCTGGCGGAGGCCGGCTATCCGAAGGGCTTCAAGTTCAAGGTTCAGGTATGCGCCTGCAACCAGGACCACATGGAGATGCTGCCGCTGATCGGCGCTTACCTGGAACAGGTCGGCGTGAAGATCGAGATCCAGCCGATGGAGTACGGCGCGTACCTGTCCGCGATGACCACGAAGACCAATGCGCCTGGCTACATGATGGCGAATGGCCATACGAATCCGACCACCACGTTGCGCAAGAGCTTCGTGGCCGGACAGGTGTGGAACGCCTCGCAATGGAATGATCCGGCCTTCACGGCCCGCGTCGACCAGGCCTTCCAGATCCGCGACGAAGGCAAGCGCCAGGAGGCGATCCGCGCCATGACCCGCGACATCGTCGCGCAAGCGCCGTACATCTGGCTGCCGACGCCCTACGTATTCACCGCCTGGTGGCCGTGGGTCAAGAACTACGACGGCGAACTGCGCGCTGGCGCCGTGCGTAGCGGCCCGATCTACGCGCGCGCATGGATCGATCAGGAGATGAAGAAGAAGCTTGGCTTCTGA
- a CDS encoding ABC transporter ATP-binding protein, producing MTEPILQVRDLTTRFRTDRGVVTAVDRVSFDVNAGETLAIVGESGSGKSVTALSILGLIPQPPGEIASGEIRFEGKDLLRLKPAEMRAIRGNRIAMIFQEPMSSMNPALTVGKQIAEPIRIHEHRPWRDAYDEAVALLAQVQIPEPRSRVQAYPHQFSGGMRQRAMIAMALACKPKLIIADEPTTALDVTVQAQILDLLKTLAQKSGTALILITHDLGVVARYADRVAVMYGGRLVEMASAEALYRHPAHPYTRGLIACVPRLDGDTSQPLVPIDGQPPDLTALGQGCAFRPRCKLANETCDQAPPPLREISHQHLNACFLHDAY from the coding sequence ATGACAGAGCCCATTCTGCAGGTGAGAGACCTGACCACGCGCTTTCGTACCGACCGGGGCGTGGTCACCGCCGTGGACCGGGTCTCCTTCGACGTGAACGCGGGAGAGACGCTCGCGATCGTCGGAGAATCGGGATCGGGCAAGAGCGTGACCGCGTTGTCGATTCTCGGCCTGATTCCGCAACCGCCGGGCGAGATCGCGTCCGGTGAGATCCGGTTCGAAGGCAAGGATCTGCTCCGTCTCAAGCCCGCCGAGATGCGCGCCATCCGGGGGAACCGGATTGCGATGATCTTTCAGGAGCCGATGTCGTCGATGAATCCGGCGCTCACAGTTGGCAAGCAGATCGCGGAGCCAATTCGCATCCACGAGCACCGCCCCTGGCGCGACGCCTACGACGAGGCCGTCGCGCTACTGGCCCAGGTGCAGATCCCCGAGCCGCGCAGCCGCGTGCAGGCGTATCCGCACCAATTCTCGGGCGGGATGCGGCAGCGCGCGATGATCGCGATGGCGTTGGCCTGCAAGCCGAAGCTGATCATCGCCGACGAGCCGACTACCGCGCTCGACGTCACTGTGCAGGCGCAGATCCTGGACCTGCTGAAGACGCTCGCGCAAAAGTCCGGTACGGCGCTGATCCTGATCACGCATGACCTGGGTGTGGTGGCGCGATACGCGGACCGCGTCGCGGTGATGTACGGCGGCCGCCTGGTGGAGATGGCCTCGGCGGAAGCGCTTTACCGCCACCCAGCCCACCCATACACGCGCGGGTTGATCGCCTGTGTGCCCCGTCTGGATGGCGACACCAGCCAGCCGCTGGTGCCGATCGACGGCCAGCCACCAGATCTGACCGCGCTCGGGCAGGGCTGCGCGTTCCGGCCGCGCTGCAAGCTGGCCAACGAGACATGCGATCAGGCGCCGCCCCCGCTGCGCGAGATCTCCCATCAACACCTCAACGCCTGCTTCCTCCATGACGCATACTGA